In the Acidobacteriota bacterium genome, ATGAAGATCGTCACGTTGCGGAAGTTGTCCCCGCGATCCCACATGTTGGCCGTCAGGTAGACCGCGTTGCGGTCGATGCCGATCGATGCGTAGTCGGCCCAGTTTCCGGCCTGCCCGTCGTCCGCGTCGATCCAGTAGGTGTTCCACGACCCGGTGGGATCGGCACTCTGCGAGAAGGCGATGTAGATGCGCGAATCCTGGGCTCCGCCGTTGTCCGCCAGGGCGGTGACGATGAAGCGATCTTCGAAGGGGTCGTAGACCGCCAGGGGATCGAAGCGGGAGAAGCCGGAAGGAATGCCGAAGAAGGCCCCCAGGCTGGTCGGACCCGAGAGCAGGGTTCCGCTCTTGTCGTACATGGCGATGCGCTGGTTGATCAACACCACCACGTGGTCGCTGCCCGCTGCCATGACGGGATCCGGCGGATAGAGACCCCCGTGGTAGGGCCCGTCGAAACGCCGGTCGATGGCGGGCGGCGCAGCGTCCCCGGCTGCCCGAAAGCCGTCGCCGGTCCGGGTCGGCACGAGACGCCGGTCGGCGGAGCCCACTTCCGGGCGCCCGGCCGCCCCACCGCCGGGACCGATCAGGCGATTGGGCACCGCCTCGGGCACGACATCGACCTCCCCGTCGGCGACCGCCAGTTCGGCGGCCGCCACGGCCCGCAGCCGGGCGGGTTTCGGGCCGTGGTGCACCCTGGCCGGAGCGGGAGCCGCCCCGGCCAGGGCCCCGGAGACGATCAGCACGCAGCCGACCCACAGCCCTTTCGGGCCGAACCCGGCCCGTCTTCTCGAAGCGCTCGGTTTCATCGCGTTTCCTTTCCGTCGCCCGGCAGGGGGACGATCTCTCGCAGGCGGATCGGCCGGAGCGGCACGTGAGACTTGTCGACCTCGAGGCGCTCGATGGTTTCGAGCACGTCCCAGCCTCCCACGACCCGGCCGAAGACCGTCGCCCGGCCATCCCGGGCGGGCAAGTCACGGAAGGCCAGCAGGAAGCGCTCGTCGGCCTCGCCGGGCCAGAGATTGGCGGTGGCCACCGCCCCCCGCTGCACCGGCCAGGGAGAACGGCCCCGCGTGTACTCGAACCCCAGCGCCTCGAGCAGCCACAGGCGAGAGCGCCCCTCGAGGGCGTCGGTTCCCGCCATGCCTCTTCGCCGCAGGCCCTCGATCAGGGTCTCGAGTCCCAGGGGCACGGCCCGCCCCGCATCGACCAGGTGCCGGTAGCGAGGGTAGATCTCGAGCTGCCAGAGGTTCTGTCGCGCGGCGGCGTCGCCCAGGCTCCTGCCGCCGAGGCCCATGGCCCGGGCGTCGATCTCGTCCGGCTGCTCACCGGCGCGCCCGCTGGGACCGGGTCTCGCCCCGCTCTCCGCGCCGGGCCGGCAACCCCAGGTGACCCAGCCCCCGGCGCGCAGTTCGCAAACCACGGTGCCGCGATAGGACACCGGACCGTCCCCCCCCGCGGCGCCCGCCCGCGCGAGAAAGCGTTGCACCGTGACCGGCGCCACCGCGGGGAAGAGCGCGATCTCCACCGGCCCCAGCGACGTGCGCAGGACGACGCGCGGGTCTTCCCCCTGGCTGAATCCGGGAGCCGGGAGCAAGGCGACGAACAGCAGCAACAGGCCTCGAATCATCATCGGGCGGGGGGCTTACCTTGTCGTGATTCCGCACGAGCGCGTCGAGCCGGTAATGTACGAGGTGCATTCCACCCCGGCCACAATCTTGTGCCCCGGGGTCGATGAACACTCGGGGCCACTTGCTGTAGGCTGGCCCGACTCCAAGGAGCGCCCGTGAGCACCTCTTCCCCGTCGATCTGGAAACGATTTCCCCGGGCCTTTTGGGCCGCCAACACCATGGAGATCTTCGAGCGCATGGGTTGGTACGGCTTCTACGCCGTCTCCTCGCTCTACCTCACCGGAGCCGTGGCCGACGGGGGGCTGGGCCTGAGCTCCCAGGACCGGGGCGTGATCCAGGCCCTGGTGACCTTCTTCCTCTACCTCTTCCCGGCCTTCTTCGGCGCGCTGGCCGACCGCTACGGCTACCGGCGGATGTTCCTCGCCTCCTGCGCGGTGATGATCCCGGCCTACCTGCTGCTGGGCCATCCCCGCACCTTCTGGACGTTTTTCGCGGTCTACATGCTCGTGGCCATCGGCCACGGGATGTTCAAGCCCGTGGTCATCGGCACCGTGGCACGCACCACCGACGCCACCACGGGCACCCTCGGCTTCGGCATCTTCTACATGATGGTGAACATCGGCGGTTTTCTCGGGCCCATCGCGGCGGGCGTCGTGCGGGGCTGGAGCTGGCGCTACGTCTTCTACGCCTCGGCGGGATGGATCGTCCTGCTGGGGCTGACCTGCCTGCTCTTCTACCGCGAGCCGGAGGGCCGCCAGGCGGGCGCCGGCCATCACAGCCTGGGCCGGGTGGTCGCCGACATGATCGCGGTGATCGGCAACTTCCGCTTCTTTCTGCTGGTGGCCGGAGAGATGCTGATCCTGGTGCTCGGAGCCAAGTGGCTCGAGCCGGGCACCTTCCTCGGCCTGGCCGCGGCGTGGCTGCTGCTCAACCTGGGCTGGGACGCCCTGTTGCGCGCCCGGGGGATCGGCGGCGGCGGCCCGTTGACCCGCCCGATGGAGGTCGGCGAAGGACGCTACCTGGTCTTCCTGCTGCTGATGGCCGGGTTCTGGACCTCCTTCAACCAGATCTTCATGACCCTCCCCGAGTACATCCGTGACTACGTGGACACCTCCGACCTGGTGGGCGCCTTCGGCCCCCTCGGCCGGTGGATCATGGAAGCCTTCCACAACGACTTCTTCCTCTCCCTCGGCATCGACTCGAGCACCTGGGCCCGGGGCGTGCTCGAACACGGACAGATCAAGCCCGAGCACCTGATCAACCTCAACGCCCTGGGCATCATCCTCGGCCAGGTGGCCATCTCTTACCTGGCGCGCAACCTCCGGCCGTTCACCACCATCATCAGCGGTGTGCTGATCACGGCGATTTCCTTCCTGGTCTACCTCGGCGGCGCGGGCGGCTTCTGGATCGTCGTCGGCGTGCTGGTCTTCTCCGTGGGCGAAATGCTGGCCTCGCCGAAAAGCAAGGAGTATGCCGGGCGCATCGCCCCGCCGGACAAGGTGGGACTCTACATGGGCTACTTCTACTGGTGCGTGGCCCTGGGCAATCTCTTCGGCGGCCTGCTGTCGGGAGTGATGTACCAGTACTTCGGCCCCAAGGGTATCGACCGCCCCGGCGTGATGTGGCTCGCCTTCGCCGCCCTGGCCCTGGTCAGTACGGTGGCCCTCGCGGTTTACAATGCCTGGCTGCAGCGGCAGGACGCCGCCACCCGACGAGAGCCATGAAATCCCGCATCCGCCTGCTGGGCCACGCCATGTTGCTCGGCTGGTACGACCCGCTGCGGGCCGTGCTGACCTGGCGCCGGCCGGTGCCCGTCAACGAGAAGCTCACCCGGGTCTGGGCCCAGTCCCTGACCCGGCGGATCGGCGCCCGGCTGGTGCCCCTCGAGGGCGCCGAGCTGCTGACCGACCGGCGCTGCCTCTACTTCTTTCCCCATCGCAGCTTCGCCGATCTCTTCCTGCACAAGGAAATCACCCGGGGGCTGGGGGCGACCCTTTCCCGGGCGGGGATGGGGGTGGCCTTCCCCCTGACCTGGCTGACCACCCGTACCGACCGCTCGACGTGGTTCTTCCGCAGGGACAAGCGGCGGGGGGTGCGCGCGTTCTTCGAGTGGCTCGACCGGGAGTTCGACCTCTGCCCCCTCAACGGCCTGATCGTCTATCCGGAGGGAACCCGCAACCGGAGCGAGCAGCCCCTGCCGCTGAAGGGAGGCATGATCCACTATGCCTTCTCCCGCGGGTTGCCGATCCAGGTCATCGCCACCCACCGCACCGAGCGCGTGGTCAACGAGGCGGAGTGGACCTACCACTACGACCAGGCGGTTCCCTACCGGATCGAGCCCCCCATCGACCCCGCCGACTACGAAGACCGGCGCAGCTTCCACGCGCGGGTGGAGGAGGTTTTCGGCCGGGCCTTCCGGGAAGTCACCGTGGGCCCCCTGCCGGGTGTGGAACCGCCCTCCCCCGACCGCTGAGCGCCGCCCGCCGACCGCTGGCGCGGCCCGCGGCGCGACCTGCAAGGCCGCGCGATGTGAAGCGTATCGGGCGGGTATGATGCAGACGCGAGTCGGCGGGCCCGACCCGCCGCGAAGAGGAGAAGCCCAGGTGCAAGAGGCAATCCTGCTGGAAGGCATCCGCAAGACCTTCGGCGAGAAGGTAGCGGTGGACGACTTCGACCTGGTGGTTCCCCAGGGCCGGCTCTACGGCTTCATCGGCCCCAACGGCGCGGGCAAGACCACCACGATCCGCATGATCATGTCGATTCTCTTCGCCGACCGCGGTCGCCTGACCGTGCTCGGCCGCCCCTCGGCCCTCGAGGCCAAGGACCGCATCGGCTACCTGCCCGAAGAGCGCGGCGTGTACAAGAAAATGAAGGTCGCGGCCTTCCTCGAGTTCATCGCCCAGCTCAAGAACGCGCCCCGGCGGGACCTGCGCCGGCGGATCATGGGCTGGCTCGAGCGGGTGGGCCTGGAGGACGTGGCGAAAAAGAAGTGCGAAGAACTCTCCAAGGGCATGCAGCAGAAGATCCAGCTCCTTTCCTCGATCATCCACGAGCCGGACCTGCTGATCCTCGACGAGCCCTTCAGCGGCCTCGACCCGGTGAACATGCGCCTGCTGCGCGACCTGGTGCTCGAGCAACACCGACGGGGCGCGACGGTCATCTTCTCGACCCACGTGATG is a window encoding:
- a CDS encoding peptidylprolyl isomerase, with protein sequence MMIRGLLLLFVALLPAPGFSQGEDPRVVLRTSLGPVEIALFPAVAPVTVQRFLARAGAAGGDGPVSYRGTVVCELRAGGWVTWGCRPGAESGARPGPSGRAGEQPDEIDARAMGLGGRSLGDAAARQNLWQLEIYPRYRHLVDAGRAVPLGLETLIEGLRRRGMAGTDALEGRSRLWLLEALGFEYTRGRSPWPVQRGAVATANLWPGEADERFLLAFRDLPARDGRATVFGRVVGGWDVLETIERLEVDKSHVPLRPIRLREIVPLPGDGKETR
- a CDS encoding MFS transporter, encoding MSTSSPSIWKRFPRAFWAANTMEIFERMGWYGFYAVSSLYLTGAVADGGLGLSSQDRGVIQALVTFFLYLFPAFFGALADRYGYRRMFLASCAVMIPAYLLLGHPRTFWTFFAVYMLVAIGHGMFKPVVIGTVARTTDATTGTLGFGIFYMMVNIGGFLGPIAAGVVRGWSWRYVFYASAGWIVLLGLTCLLFYREPEGRQAGAGHHSLGRVVADMIAVIGNFRFFLLVAGEMLILVLGAKWLEPGTFLGLAAAWLLLNLGWDALLRARGIGGGGPLTRPMEVGEGRYLVFLLLMAGFWTSFNQIFMTLPEYIRDYVDTSDLVGAFGPLGRWIMEAFHNDFFLSLGIDSSTWARGVLEHGQIKPEHLINLNALGIILGQVAISYLARNLRPFTTIISGVLITAISFLVYLGGAGGFWIVVGVLVFSVGEMLASPKSKEYAGRIAPPDKVGLYMGYFYWCVALGNLFGGLLSGVMYQYFGPKGIDRPGVMWLAFAALALVSTVALAVYNAWLQRQDAATRREP
- a CDS encoding ATP-binding cassette domain-containing protein — encoded protein: MQEAILLEGIRKTFGEKVAVDDFDLVVPQGRLYGFIGPNGAGKTTTIRMIMSILFADRGRLTVLGRPSALEAKDRIGYLPEERGVYKKMKVAAFLEFIAQLKNAPRRDLRRRIMGWLERVGLEDVAKKKCEELSKGMQQKIQLLSSIIHEPDLLILDEPFSGLDPVNMRLLRDLVLEQHRRGATVIFSTHVMQQAEQLCENIVMINNGRKVLDAPLEEIRRRFDPRALILEPLEADADLAPVQELSCVERVKPSPQGVEIGLTEGTDPSAAIAAIAGTLPVARVEIHRPTLEEIFIEIVTGDRHASDERARTLRAALQDPDRGGVR